A genomic segment from Alistipes senegalensis JC50 encodes:
- the mobB gene encoding conjugal transfer protein MobB has protein sequence MVPKVNSGANVYGVLQYNRIKVEAGEGRVLYMQGIPERSDGRFSIEECAEAFGYYTAFNPRVRKPVVHFSLNPSPEDRLSEAQLTRLAAEFMERMGYGRQPYVVFLHEDIARRHMHVVSVRVDEQGRKIDHNNELRRAMAVCRALEHEYGLHVPEDGGVQTEPEELRRVDYHRSDLKHQLRNVVMTLKQQYGFQSFAEFNTLLERYGVAAEEIRGDVRGRPYRGLVYHVLDDDGQRTGAAVKASRLGDFFGWKALEEKFDASKQRLRQHPETLDRTCREIDRARSGSRNRKEFTAELRENGIDAVFRENDAGRIYGVTFIDRTTHQVFNGSRLGKEYAADAFEAWFNGREQESSTPIQEELRPLLPLEPPQPGLSSVEEFEEYIETHYVSMPDVMGELMEYTPEKEWETAPEYRLFPRRKKRRRKIRKRI, from the coding sequence ATGGTGCCGAAAGTAAACTCCGGGGCCAATGTATACGGCGTACTCCAGTATAACCGCATCAAGGTCGAAGCCGGCGAAGGCCGGGTATTATACATGCAGGGAATACCCGAACGCAGCGACGGCAGATTCAGTATCGAGGAGTGTGCGGAAGCCTTCGGGTACTACACGGCGTTCAATCCCCGTGTCCGAAAACCGGTCGTGCATTTCTCGCTCAACCCCTCGCCCGAAGACCGGCTTTCGGAAGCGCAGCTCACGCGACTTGCCGCCGAGTTCATGGAACGTATGGGATATGGCCGCCAGCCCTACGTCGTCTTTCTGCACGAAGACATCGCACGGCGACACATGCACGTCGTCTCGGTGAGGGTGGACGAGCAGGGCCGGAAGATCGACCACAACAACGAACTGCGGCGCGCCATGGCGGTTTGCAGGGCGTTGGAACACGAGTACGGCCTGCATGTGCCCGAAGACGGCGGCGTGCAAACAGAACCGGAAGAATTGCGCCGGGTCGATTACCATCGGAGCGATCTGAAGCATCAGCTGCGCAACGTCGTGATGACGCTCAAACAGCAGTACGGATTCCAGTCCTTCGCGGAGTTCAATACGCTGCTCGAACGCTATGGCGTCGCAGCCGAAGAGATCCGAGGCGACGTACGAGGCAGACCGTATCGGGGGCTCGTTTACCACGTGCTCGATGACGACGGGCAGCGCACGGGAGCGGCGGTCAAAGCGTCCCGGCTGGGCGATTTCTTCGGATGGAAGGCGCTGGAAGAAAAATTCGACGCCTCGAAACAACGGCTTCGGCAACATCCCGAAACGCTCGACCGCACATGCCGCGAAATCGACCGTGCCCGGAGCGGAAGCCGCAACCGCAAGGAGTTCACAGCCGAACTTCGGGAAAACGGTATCGACGCAGTTTTCCGGGAGAACGATGCCGGGCGGATTTACGGAGTCACCTTCATCGACCGCACGACACATCAGGTGTTCAACGGCTCCCGGCTCGGAAAGGAGTATGCGGCCGACGCTTTCGAGGCGTGGTTCAACGGTCGGGAGCAAGAGTCGTCCACACCCATACAGGAAGAGTTACGGCCGTTGCTGCCCCTCGAACCGCCCCAGCCGGGACTATCTTCGGTCGAAGAGTTCGAGGAATATATCGAAACCCACTACGTTTCGATGCCCGACGTAATGGGCGAACTCATGGAATATACGCCTGAGAAGGAGTGGGAAACAGCTCCCGAATACCGGCTCTTCCCCCGCAGGAAGAAGCGGCGGCGGAAAATCCGGAAAAGAATTTAA
- a CDS encoding ParA family protein, with translation MEQNPLCIAFASQKGGVGKSTLTVLAASWLHYLHGIRVAVVDCDYPQHSILKLSNRDKAVVQSSAIYGKLLVSLAENKGVKPYRILCCKPSEAMSEWRKWAAVAEERYDVVLFDLPGTVGNEGVLSTIVELDYLFIPMKADRIVLESTLNFASVLNDRLIKTGRAHLRELFLFWNLVDRRERTPLYEQYEKVLDQLGLRHLRTHIPVRSNFNKDIQEAGGPVYRCTLLPSDRAFVAECGFDRLMTEICAVLKLPSHE, from the coding sequence ATGGAACAGAATCCGTTGTGCATCGCTTTCGCCTCCCAGAAAGGTGGCGTCGGCAAATCGACCCTCACGGTGCTGGCAGCCTCGTGGCTGCACTACCTGCACGGTATCCGCGTCGCGGTGGTGGACTGCGACTACCCGCAGCACTCCATCCTCAAACTCTCGAACCGCGACAAGGCCGTCGTGCAATCTTCGGCGATCTACGGCAAACTCCTCGTTTCACTCGCCGAGAACAAAGGGGTGAAACCTTATCGTATTCTCTGCTGCAAACCTTCCGAGGCAATGTCGGAATGGCGGAAATGGGCCGCCGTCGCCGAAGAACGATACGATGTCGTGCTGTTCGACCTTCCGGGAACGGTGGGCAACGAAGGCGTCCTCTCCACGATCGTCGAGTTGGACTACCTTTTTATTCCGATGAAAGCCGACCGCATCGTATTGGAAAGCACGCTCAATTTCGCCTCTGTTCTCAACGACCGTCTGATCAAGACGGGACGGGCGCATCTTCGGGAGCTGTTCCTGTTTTGGAACTTGGTGGATCGCCGCGAGCGGACGCCGCTCTATGAGCAGTACGAGAAAGTCCTCGATCAGTTGGGGCTGCGGCATCTGCGCACGCATATTCCCGTGCGGAGCAACTTCAACAAGGATATTCAGGAAGCAGGCGGCCCGGTGTACCGGTGTACGCTACTGCCGTCCGACCGGGCTTTCGTCGCCGAGTGCGGTTTCGACCGCCTGATGACGGAGATCTGCGCCGTGCTGAAACTTCCGAGCCATGAGTAG
- a CDS encoding DUF3408 domain-containing protein, whose product MSSRKAPAQQEIDEEYLRSLMAGPEPAASASDAIAPEPTEASASEPRVRRSDAEDYASRFLKNTPSEARQCVYIDRRLHRKITTLVGVAGNRRFTVGNFIDNVLEQHFERHRTEIRSLCSKGLNKIL is encoded by the coding sequence ATGAGTAGCAGGAAGGCTCCTGCCCAACAGGAGATCGACGAAGAGTACCTGCGCAGCCTGATGGCTGGCCCCGAACCGGCTGCCTCGGCGTCAGATGCCATAGCCCCGGAGCCGACGGAAGCGTCTGCTTCGGAGCCGCGCGTCAGGCGTTCGGATGCGGAAGACTATGCGTCGCGGTTTCTGAAGAATACTCCTTCCGAGGCCCGGCAATGCGTTTACATCGACCGGCGGCTGCACCGCAAGATCACGACTCTCGTGGGCGTTGCGGGCAACCGGCGATTTACGGTCGGGAACTTCATCGACAACGTATTGGAACAGCACTTCGAGCGGCACCGAACGGAGATACGGTCGCTCTGCTCCAAAGGACTCAATAAAATCCTGTAA
- a CDS encoding DUF4134 domain-containing protein codes for MQHAAAQQGNGMAGIQEATQMVTSYFDPATKLIYAIGAVIGLIGGVRVYQKFSSGDPDTSKTAASWFGACIFLIVAATILRSFFL; via the coding sequence GTGCAACACGCCGCAGCGCAGCAAGGCAACGGCATGGCCGGCATTCAGGAGGCTACGCAGATGGTCACGTCGTATTTCGACCCGGCGACCAAGCTGATCTACGCCATCGGCGCCGTCATCGGTCTGATCGGTGGTGTCCGGGTCTATCAGAAGTTCAGTTCGGGCGATCCGGATACGTCGAAAACCGCTGCGAGCTGGTTCGGAGCCTGTATCTTCCTGATCGTCGCCGCCACGATTCTGCGTTCGTTTTTCCTTTAG
- a CDS encoding DUF4133 domain-containing protein, whose protein sequence is MVEYPINKGVGRQVEFKGLRAQYLFLFAGGLLAVFILVVVLYMGGVDQVACLVAGVGLGGALVALTFRLNRKYGAYGLMKLLAARRHPRRIVSRKSVARILNRH, encoded by the coding sequence ATGGTCGAATATCCGATCAATAAAGGCGTGGGCCGCCAGGTGGAGTTCAAGGGGCTGCGGGCGCAGTACCTCTTCCTCTTCGCCGGCGGCCTGCTCGCCGTTTTCATTCTCGTAGTCGTACTTTATATGGGCGGGGTCGATCAGGTGGCATGCCTTGTCGCGGGCGTGGGGCTGGGCGGCGCACTCGTGGCGCTGACCTTCCGTCTGAACCGCAAGTACGGGGCTTACGGACTGATGAAGCTCCTCGCCGCACGGCGGCATCCGCGACGTATCGTCTCCCGAAAAAGTGTGGCAAGAATTCTAAACCGACATTAA